The proteins below are encoded in one region of Deltaproteobacteria bacterium:
- a CDS encoding mercuric transporter MerT family protein produces the protein MKERRASIAGMFTALIAASCCIGPALFLAFGITALGFLTRLEVFRPYLLILTFVLVGISYHYVYGKGSRCKDDEVCNPRAIRINRVLFWVLVGFAVFGISFPYVAAWLLV, from the coding sequence ATGAAGGAAAGACGTGCATCTATTGCAGGTATGTTTACCGCGCTTATTGCCGCGAGTTGCTGTATCGGTCCAGCCCTTTTCCTTGCCTTTGGGATAACAGCCTTGGGGTTTCTTACAAGGCTTGAGGTCTTTAGACCATATCTTCTGATTTTGACATTTGTCCTTGTTGGTATCTCCTACCATTATGTCTATGGCAAGGGTTCAAGGTGCAAAGATGACGAGGTATGCAACCCAAGGGCAATAAGGATAAACAGGGTCCTCTTCTGGGTTCTTGTGGGTTTCGCAGTATTCGGGATTAGTTTCCCGTATGTTGCAGCATGGCTGCTGGTTTAG
- a CDS encoding heavy-metal-associated domain-containing protein, protein MIPNKSYDKNFKAKVALEALKFIDPSIAIALSLILVATSVLAAPASYRLRVDGLACPFCAYGIEKKLGALEGVQSVETHIKDGVVIVTMKGGVTLDEATAKKAVKEAGFNLRSFEQTQAAPQSTPGGQAN, encoded by the coding sequence ATGATACCTAACAAGAGTTATGACAAAAATTTCAAAGCAAAAGTAGCGTTAGAGGCATTAAAGTTTATTGATCCAAGTATAGCCATCGCACTCAGCCTCATCTTGGTTGCGACCAGTGTATTGGCCGCTCCAGCCAGCTACCGACTGCGGGTAGACGGACTCGCTTGCCCGTTCTGTGCCTATGGCATCGAGAAGAAGCTGGGCGCGCTTGAAGGCGTCCAGAGCGTTGAAACGCACATCAAAGACGGTGTCGTGATCGTCACCATGAAGGGTGGGGTTACGCTCGATGAAGCAACGGCCAAAAAGGCGGTGAAAGAAGCCGGCTTTAATCTGCGCAGCTTCGAACAGACCCAAGCCGCTCCACAAAGCACACCGGGAGGACAGGCAAATTGA
- a CDS encoding SHOCT domain-containing protein: MMDGSVMGGGMGFWSLFGMIFWIVLIAGIILLTIWVIQRAAGGGTGKAEESALEILKKRYTRGEISKEEFEEKKRDIL; this comes from the coding sequence ATGATGGACGGTAGCGTGATGGGCGGAGGCATGGGGTTCTGGTCGCTTTTTGGAATGATCTTTTGGATTGTCTTGATTGCGGGGATTATCCTCCTGACGATATGGGTTATACAGAGAGCCGCAGGAGGTGGAACCGGCAAGGCCGAGGAGTCTGCCTTGGAAATCTTAAAGAAACGGTATACCCGTGGGGAAATCTCAAAAGAAGAGTTTGAAGAGAAGAAACGGGATATTTTATAG
- a CDS encoding heavy metal-associated domain-containing protein has protein sequence MTRLAAILICLVFISSNPAIAGEVKSVTLEVKGMTCKLCPPMVKKALTDVKGVKKVDVSLEKKEAHVEYEDGVVKPEELIKTIDKAGFKASLSKEKK, from the coding sequence ATGACAAGGTTAGCCGCTATCCTTATCTGTCTGGTCTTTATATCTTCAAACCCTGCAATAGCAGGGGAGGTAAAATCTGTTACCCTTGAAGTGAAAGGGATGACATGCAAACTGTGTCCCCCGATGGTAAAGAAGGCGCTAACAGATGTGAAGGGGGTTAAGAAGGTTGATGTAAGTCTTGAAAAAAAAGAGGCCCATGTGGAATACGAGGATGGGGTAGTAAAACCAGAGGAACTAATCAAGACTATAGATAAAGCAGGTTTTAAAGCATCTTTATCAAAGGAAAAGAAATAG
- a CDS encoding YHS domain-containing protein, whose product MVIDPVCKMTISEEKAIEKTEYNSKTYYFCGKGCKDRFEKEPEKYLRGEKKDWIKE is encoded by the coding sequence ATGGTTATTGATCCGGTTTGCAAAATGACTATTAGCGAGGAGAAAGCAATTGAAAAGACAGAATATAACAGCAAGACATATTATTTCTGCGGTAAGGGTTGTAAGGATAGGTTTGAGAAAGAGCCTGAGAAGTATCTCCGTGGAGAGAAGAAGGATTGGATTAAGGAATGA
- a CDS encoding transporter produces the protein MLRTGVAALCLWSAAAWSAPSTFNTALPVYEDGWVLREQFLFMKNADDPTSANRDMEVSGVMSVLGYGVTRDLALFGVLPYFDKRLDMTMGGQDITRRKQGMGDITLMGRYTLFERNAQGQTLRVAPFLGVKAPTGSDNARDGLGRLPPQVQLGSGSWDILGGVVGTYQTLDFEIDGQVSYKANREANGFQFGNVTELDASLQYRLWPRSLGAGLPGFLYGVIEANLVHAAKDRSGGLADPNSGGATLFIAPGLQYVTRKWIVEAGVQIPVIQNLNGTALKNDYVFTTGFRINF, from the coding sequence GTGTTGAGGACGGGGGTGGCCGCCTTGTGCCTATGGAGCGCAGCCGCCTGGAGTGCGCCGAGCACCTTCAATACCGCCCTTCCGGTCTACGAGGACGGCTGGGTTCTGCGCGAGCAGTTTTTATTCATGAAGAACGCCGACGATCCCACGTCCGCGAACCGCGACATGGAAGTGTCAGGCGTTATGTCGGTGCTGGGTTATGGCGTAACCCGTGATCTCGCGTTGTTTGGTGTGCTGCCCTACTTCGATAAACGCCTGGATATGACCATGGGCGGGCAGGATATCACCCGTCGTAAACAGGGCATGGGCGATATCACTTTAATGGGGCGCTACACGCTGTTCGAGCGCAATGCTCAGGGACAGACATTGCGTGTGGCGCCGTTTCTTGGGGTGAAAGCCCCGACTGGCAGCGACAACGCCCGGGACGGTTTGGGGCGTCTGCCGCCGCAGGTTCAGCTTGGTTCAGGTTCATGGGATATACTCGGCGGTGTGGTCGGCACTTACCAAACGCTGGATTTCGAGATCGACGGCCAAGTGAGCTACAAGGCCAATCGCGAAGCCAACGGTTTTCAATTCGGCAATGTGACCGAACTCGATGCTTCGCTCCAGTACCGCCTGTGGCCGCGCAGTTTGGGTGCAGGCCTTCCTGGTTTTCTCTACGGCGTCATAGAAGCCAACCTCGTTCATGCGGCCAAGGACCGGAGCGGTGGCTTGGCTGACCCGAACTCGGGAGGCGCCACGCTGTTTATCGCGCCTGGGCTGCAATATGTCACCCGCAAATGGATTGTCGAGGCCGGCGTTCAGATTCCCGTCATCCAGAACCTCAATGGCACGGCGCTCAAGAACGATTATGTCTTTACCACCGGGTTCCGCATCAACTTCTAA
- a CDS encoding NHL repeat-containing protein translates to MKLTTAIKVGRTIIIVAAVFMVAGRLAFVPSAKEPSYRFVTAWGEKGDAPGQFNDPTGIAVAGDEVFVADSRNGRIQVFDLDGHFKRQFGSPGDGPGRLGRPMNLTVHEGELYVAEYFNDRIQMFALDGTPKRTIGKPGSGPGEFNAPGGVAVAPNGDLFIADFYNQRIQHLKANGRFVRQWGTTGKIGIWAEEFNYPTDAALGPDGILYVADGYNDRIQVFGSDETFLRKWGGPFAMNIFGPFNGWFATVTNVTVDRKGDVFVADFYNHRIQKFAADGTFLTRFGTKGSGPGQFNHAIAVAAADDGTVFAVDFGNNRVGKWRQGMSYER, encoded by the coding sequence ATGAAACTCACCACCGCTATCAAGGTAGGCCGCACTATCATCATCGTAGCGGCGGTCTTCATGGTGGCCGGCCGGCTGGCTTTCGTGCCTTCGGCTAAGGAGCCGTCCTACCGGTTCGTCACCGCGTGGGGTGAAAAAGGGGATGCCCCGGGACAGTTCAACGACCCGACCGGAATCGCCGTGGCCGGCGACGAGGTGTTTGTCGCCGATTCCCGCAACGGCCGCATCCAGGTCTTCGATCTCGACGGCCACTTCAAGCGCCAGTTCGGTTCGCCAGGCGATGGCCCTGGCCGGTTGGGCCGGCCGATGAATCTCACGGTTCACGAGGGCGAGCTCTACGTTGCCGAGTACTTCAACGACCGCATCCAGATGTTCGCGCTCGACGGCACCCCGAAGCGGACCATCGGCAAGCCGGGAAGCGGCCCAGGCGAATTCAATGCGCCGGGTGGGGTGGCCGTGGCGCCGAACGGCGATCTGTTTATCGCCGATTTCTACAATCAGCGTATCCAGCACCTCAAGGCGAACGGCCGCTTTGTGCGCCAGTGGGGCACGACCGGTAAAATCGGCATCTGGGCGGAGGAGTTCAACTATCCCACGGACGCGGCCTTGGGTCCCGACGGCATCCTTTACGTGGCCGATGGCTACAACGACCGGATACAGGTCTTCGGTTCCGACGAGACTTTCCTGCGCAAATGGGGCGGCCCGTTCGCCATGAACATCTTCGGCCCGTTCAACGGCTGGTTTGCGACGGTGACCAATGTGACGGTCGACAGGAAAGGCGATGTGTTCGTCGCTGACTTTTACAACCATCGGATTCAGAAATTCGCCGCCGATGGCACGTTCCTGACCCGCTTCGGCACGAAGGGAAGCGGCCCAGGCCAGTTTAATCATGCCATCGCTGTGGCGGCGGCCGATGACGGAACGGTATTCGCCGTCGATTTCGGCAACAACCGCGTGGGAAAATGGCGGCAGGGAATGAGTTATGAGCGGTAG
- a CDS encoding heavy metal-responsive transcriptional regulator produces the protein MNKNLNTIGKLAKAVNVNVQTIRYYERLGLLMPAGRKESYRQSGYRLYDKLSLKRLLFIRHARELGFTLEEIKELLNLSVSPTAKCGDIRKKAEERLMDVNKKIDGLESMRTILKRLIKSCMSRKDTDPCPILKAIDEDGWQV, from the coding sequence ATGAATAAAAACCTCAACACAATAGGTAAACTGGCAAAGGCAGTTAATGTTAATGTGCAGACTATTCGCTATTATGAAAGGCTGGGGTTATTAATGCCTGCGGGCAGAAAGGAATCCTACAGGCAATCCGGATACCGTTTATACGACAAGTTGTCATTGAAGCGGTTACTTTTCATCCGTCATGCAAGGGAATTAGGTTTTACCCTGGAAGAGATTAAAGAACTTCTTAATCTCAGTGTTAGCCCCACTGCGAAGTGCGGAGATATAAGAAAGAAGGCAGAAGAAAGGCTGATGGATGTTAATAAAAAGATAGATGGGCTTGAGTCTATGCGAACGATTTTAAAGAGACTGATAAAGAGCTGCATGAGCAGAAAAGATACAGACCCATGTCCAATACTAAAGGCAATTGATGAAGACGGGTGGCAGGTATGA
- a CDS encoding isoprenylcysteine carboxylmethyltransferase family protein → MHGDDISYAYGFWSLVIVNIALFAFFILSYLAPVKKREWRSMGVTLAFFVALFTEMYGFPLTIYIITGVLGSRYPALNPFSHASGHLWLAFLGGGAMMMTVIHLISNGLTIIGFVIMWNGWKLIHGAKGGFVTEGTYAYVRHPQYSGLFLIMIGMLIQWPTIITALMFPVLVFIYYRLSKREEGEMIKTFGEEYKQYAERVPMFIPNIRKTE, encoded by the coding sequence ATGCACGGTGACGATATATCATACGCTTATGGTTTCTGGTCTTTGGTCATAGTCAATATTGCCCTGTTCGCATTTTTTATCTTAAGCTATTTGGCCCCGGTCAAGAAGCGGGAATGGCGTTCAATGGGCGTAACACTGGCCTTTTTTGTTGCCCTGTTTACAGAGATGTATGGTTTCCCGCTCACCATCTATATCATTACAGGTGTCCTTGGCAGCAGGTATCCTGCGCTGAATCCATTTTCTCATGCAAGCGGACATCTGTGGCTTGCATTTCTCGGCGGCGGGGCAATGATGATGACAGTTATTCATCTAATCAGTAATGGTTTAACCATCATAGGTTTTGTAATAATGTGGAATGGATGGAAATTGATACATGGCGCAAAGGGCGGATTTGTGACAGAAGGGACTTACGCATATGTTAGACATCCGCAGTATTCAGGACTTTTTCTCATAATGATAGGCATGCTCATCCAGTGGCCTACCATCATAACAGCCCTGATGTTTCCTGTGCTTGTCTTTATTTATTACCGCTTGTCAAAGAGGGAAGAAGGCGAGATGATTAAGACATTCGGAGAAGAATATAAACAATACGCGGAAAGGGTTCCGATGTTTATCCCAAATATTAGGAAGACAGAATAA
- a CDS encoding thioredoxin family protein gives MARKIEVFSAGCPICNETLKMVRDVTKSCGCEVIERRCRGDVCCDEAVRYGVKTVPTIAVDGVIVFEGRPTKEQARTILARY, from the coding sequence ATGGCAAGAAAGATAGAGGTCTTCAGTGCCGGATGTCCAATCTGCAATGAAACCCTCAAGATGGTAAGGGATGTTACCAAGTCCTGCGGCTGCGAGGTTATTGAGAGGAGATGCAGAGGAGATGTATGCTGTGATGAGGCTGTAAGGTATGGTGTAAAGACAGTCCCTACCATAGCGGTTGATGGTGTTATAGTTTTTGAGGGCAGACCCACAAAGGAGCAGGCAAGGACAATCCTGGCAAGGTATTAG
- a CDS encoding efflux RND transporter permease subunit yields MLKKIIELSINNKLIILLFTLFAVGWGIWAVYRMPLDAIPDLSDVQVIIYTEYPGQAPQVVEDQITYPLTTAMLAVPKSKVVRGFSFFGVSFVYIIFEDGTDIYWARSRVLEYLNFASGKLPKGVTPSLGPDATGVGWVFQYSIEGKGYSLAELRSIQDWYIRYQLTKVPGVSEVASIGGFVKQYQVNVDPNKLLIYNISLKDVIESIKMGNMDVGGRVVELAEREYMVRGLGYIKNIPDIENIVLKVDRSGTPIRIKDVARVELGPDERRGIVERDGEGEVVSGIVVMRFGENALRVIDDVKNKIEELKPGLPPDVHIITTYDRSSLIHRAIATLKEKLIEEFIVVSIVCIIFLLHFRSALVAILVLPVSILISFIVMHYLKINMNIMSLGGIAIAIGAMIDGAIVMIENAHKHLERDKGKKEHWQIIADAAKEVGPPLFFSLLIITVSFMPVFTLEAQEGRLFKPLAFTKTFAMAASALLSVTLVPVLMGFFIRGRIIPEHKNPITRLMTWIYRPAIKLVLRAKITTILIAAMALGATIYPLSKLGTEFMPTLYEGSLMFMTATLPGVSVTKINELLQTTDRIIKSFPEVEQVFGKVGRAQTATDPAPLEMFETIINLKPEKEWRPGMTVDKLIQEMSAALETPGLPIQWSMPIKNRVDMLATGIRTPVGVKVFGKDLNTIEKLAAEIEAVLKGVPGTSSAYAERIIGGYYVDIKIKRDEAARYGLKVEDIQQIIMSAIGGENITTTVEGVERYPINVRYKREFRDNMDKIGRVFVPTMTGQPIPLSQVADITLSKGVGGIKTENALLNTWIYVDVRDRDIGSYVRDAKKVVIQNVKFPAGYYVTWSGQYEYMERAYAKLKYIVPLTLMIIFLLLYFNFKSVTECLIILLAIPFSIIGSAWILYILGYNISIAVVVGFIALAGLDAETGVIMLIYLDGAYKKRKEEGKMNTNADLYDAIMDGAVNRIRPKVMTITAIIAGLLPIMWSAGTGAEVMKRIAAPMVGGMVTSGLLELLVIPAVYALWKGWGMKQGADVYSKD; encoded by the coding sequence ATGTTAAAAAAAATTATTGAGCTTTCCATAAACAACAAACTCATCATCCTCCTCTTTACCCTCTTTGCAGTCGGATGGGGTATATGGGCTGTTTACCGCATGCCGCTTGATGCAATACCTGACCTCTCTGATGTCCAGGTTATAATCTATACGGAATACCCCGGACAGGCCCCTCAGGTTGTGGAAGACCAGATTACCTATCCATTGACAACCGCCATGCTCGCTGTGCCGAAATCAAAGGTAGTAAGGGGCTTTTCATTCTTCGGCGTTTCATTTGTATATATCATTTTTGAAGATGGCACAGACATATACTGGGCAAGGTCAAGGGTGCTGGAATATCTTAATTTTGCATCCGGCAAACTCCCCAAAGGTGTAACGCCTTCACTCGGCCCTGACGCAACGGGTGTTGGCTGGGTATTTCAATACTCCATAGAAGGCAAAGGTTATAGCCTTGCAGAACTCCGCAGCATCCAGGACTGGTATATCCGCTATCAGCTTACAAAGGTCCCTGGGGTATCAGAGGTTGCATCTATCGGCGGTTTTGTCAAACAGTATCAGGTGAATGTAGACCCTAATAAACTCCTCATCTATAACATATCGCTAAAGGATGTAATTGAATCGATCAAGATGGGGAACATGGATGTTGGCGGAAGGGTCGTGGAGCTTGCAGAGCGTGAATACATGGTGAGGGGCCTCGGCTATATCAAAAATATTCCTGATATAGAAAATATTGTTTTAAAGGTTGACAGGAGCGGCACGCCAATCAGGATAAAGGATGTGGCAAGGGTTGAACTTGGTCCTGATGAGAGAAGGGGGATTGTGGAGAGGGATGGCGAGGGCGAGGTAGTTAGCGGCATAGTTGTAATGCGGTTTGGTGAGAATGCCCTAAGAGTGATAGATGATGTTAAGAACAAGATAGAGGAGCTAAAGCCGGGTCTGCCGCCTGACGTTCATATTATCACAACTTATGACAGGAGCAGCCTCATCCATCGGGCCATTGCAACACTCAAGGAAAAACTTATAGAAGAATTCATTGTCGTTTCCATCGTATGTATCATCTTCCTCCTGCATTTCAGGTCTGCACTTGTTGCCATTCTTGTGCTGCCGGTGTCCATCCTCATATCCTTCATCGTGATGCACTATCTTAAAATAAACATGAATATCATGAGTCTTGGCGGCATTGCCATTGCCATCGGCGCAATGATAGACGGCGCCATTGTGATGATTGAAAATGCACACAAGCATCTTGAAAGGGATAAAGGAAAGAAGGAGCATTGGCAAATTATCGCTGATGCCGCAAAAGAGGTTGGCCCGCCATTATTTTTCTCCCTCCTTATTATTACGGTTTCATTTATGCCTGTATTTACGCTTGAGGCGCAGGAGGGTCGGCTCTTTAAACCCCTTGCATTCACAAAGACATTTGCCATGGCAGCATCTGCGCTCTTGTCTGTAACACTCGTGCCTGTGCTTATGGGGTTTTTTATCAGGGGACGGATCATCCCTGAGCATAAAAACCCCATCACCAGGCTGATGACATGGATATACAGGCCTGCTATTAAGCTTGTCCTCAGGGCAAAAATTACAACCATACTGATTGCCGCCATGGCTCTTGGCGCCACAATCTATCCTTTAAGCAAACTGGGAACCGAATTTATGCCTACGCTCTACGAAGGCTCGCTTATGTTTATGACAGCCACACTTCCGGGTGTGTCAGTAACAAAGATAAATGAACTCCTCCAGACAACAGATAGAATAATAAAGTCATTCCCAGAGGTTGAGCAGGTCTTTGGTAAAGTAGGCAGGGCGCAGACGGCAACAGACCCAGCGCCCCTTGAGATGTTTGAGACAATTATAAACCTGAAGCCTGAAAAAGAGTGGCGTCCCGGCATGACTGTGGACAAGCTTATTCAGGAGATGAGCGCAGCCCTTGAGACGCCGGGTCTTCCAATCCAGTGGTCAATGCCTATTAAAAACAGGGTGGATATGCTTGCAACAGGCATAAGGACGCCTGTTGGCGTGAAGGTATTTGGAAAGGATTTAAACACAATAGAAAAACTTGCAGCAGAGATTGAGGCAGTTTTGAAAGGTGTGCCGGGCACATCAAGCGCTTATGCGGAGAGGATTATCGGCGGATATTATGTTGATATAAAGATAAAAAGGGATGAGGCGGCAAGATATGGGTTAAAGGTTGAGGATATACAGCAGATTATTATGTCTGCTATAGGCGGAGAGAATATAACAACAACAGTTGAAGGGGTTGAGAGGTATCCTATAAATGTCAGATATAAGAGGGAATTCAGGGACAATATGGATAAGATTGGAAGGGTATTTGTTCCAACAATGACGGGACAGCCCATACCCCTCTCGCAGGTCGCTGATATAACCTTGAGCAAAGGCGTTGGAGGAATTAAAACAGAGAATGCCTTGCTTAATACATGGATATATGTTGATGTCAGGGACAGGGATATTGGCAGTTATGTTAGAGATGCAAAAAAGGTTGTGATACAAAATGTGAAATTCCCTGCGGGCTATTATGTAACATGGAGCGGCCAGTATGAATATATGGAAAGGGCTTATGCGAAGCTTAAATATATTGTTCCGCTCACACTTATGATAATATTCCTTCTGCTGTATTTCAATTTCAAGTCAGTCACCGAATGTCTCATAATCCTGCTCGCTATCCCTTTTTCAATAATCGGCTCTGCCTGGATACTCTATATTTTGGGCTATAATATAAGCATCGCTGTTGTCGTGGGCTTTATAGCCCTTGCGGGTCTGGACGCGGAGACGGGTGTTATCATGCTCATCTATCTTGACGGGGCATACAAGAAACGAAAGGAAGAGGGGAAGATGAACACTAATGCCGACCTCTATGATGCCATAATGGACGGCGCTGTGAACAGGATAAGGCCAAAGGTAATGACGATAACGGCTATTATTGCAGGACTACTGCCTATCATGTGGAGCGCAGGCACAGGCGCTGAAGTGATGAAGCGGATAGCAGCGCCAATGGTAGGCGGGATGGTAACATCAGGACTGCTGGAACTCCTTGTGATCCCGGCCGTATATGCGCTGTGGAAGGGATGGGGGATGAAGCAGGGAGCTGATGTTTATTCCAAAGACTGA
- a CDS encoding heavy metal translocating P-type ATPase gives MAIDPVCGMTVDEKKAAGKSVFNGQSIYFCSVNCKGRFDADPESFMSLAQGKKESHAAMTAAGAGIHETAKDQICGMVVDKNKSLKTEVGGRTYYFCSDGCLRTFEAPEAELKSLKRRVSIAMLGVLALAILRAGFFLGLATGATIVTWAPIPQLPWFTWGVWLFILVTPVQFLGGWSFYKGSYNAIKNRMINMDILIALGTTVAYIYSVIVIFAPDILPVKVLERDVYFEVSAVIIAFVLLGKYMEEIIKKRSSAAVRKLMDLRPQTARVVRDGNEMEIPAEFVRIDDIVVVRPGEKIPADGVVIEGSSAVDEKMITGESIPVEKKTGDEVIGATINKTGMFKFKAAKVGGETTLSQIIKMVEEAQASSAPIQRIADKATGYFAPAVVIAAILSFLGWWISGNFPQAILSSIAVLIIACPCALGIATPAALMVGVGKGAEAGILIRGAEYLERAQKLTTIVFDKTGTLTKGEPSVTDIVARGQGSGASEDEILKLAAIAEKGSEHPLSEAILNAAKMRGIEIPEPETFEAIPGYGVKVGYKTQTILLGNRKLMEANNAHVKDMEENIAGLEKEGKTVMILAVNPPTHPSDGFPAPFNKGGIEGGFLKGGGGGILGIIAVADTLKGHSKAAVSALKKEGIEVIMLTGDNERTANAIAKQVGIENVIANVLPGEKAGVIKGLQTKGKVVAMVGDGINDAPALAQSDIGIAIGSGSDVAKETGGIILVKDDIRDVVAGIRLSKATMRKIKQNLFWAFIYNTIGIPIAAFGFLNPIIAAAAMALSSLSVVANSAALKTFRVEVE, from the coding sequence ATGGCTATTGATCCGGTTTGCGGGATGACAGTTGATGAAAAAAAGGCCGCAGGCAAAAGCGTCTTCAATGGGCAGAGCATATACTTCTGCTCTGTTAATTGCAAGGGGCGTTTTGATGCTGACCCTGAGTCATTCATGTCTTTGGCGCAGGGCAAAAAAGAATCTCATGCTGCAATGACGGCTGCCGGGGCAGGCATCCATGAAACCGCCAAAGACCAAATCTGCGGGATGGTGGTGGATAAGAATAAGTCTCTCAAAACAGAAGTTGGCGGCAGGACATATTATTTCTGCAGCGACGGCTGTTTAAGGACATTTGAGGCGCCTGAGGCGGAGCTAAAGAGTTTAAAGAGAAGGGTATCTATTGCAATGCTGGGTGTCCTTGCTTTAGCTATATTAAGGGCAGGTTTCTTTTTAGGTCTTGCAACAGGCGCAACCATTGTTACATGGGCGCCTATCCCGCAACTTCCATGGTTTACATGGGGTGTATGGCTATTTATTCTTGTAACCCCTGTCCAGTTCTTAGGCGGCTGGAGTTTTTACAAAGGTTCTTACAATGCCATAAAAAACAGGATGATAAACATGGATATCCTGATTGCGCTTGGGACAACCGTTGCCTATATCTATTCGGTCATCGTGATATTTGCCCCTGATATTCTGCCTGTAAAGGTTCTGGAGAGGGATGTATATTTTGAGGTCTCTGCCGTTATCATTGCATTTGTCCTCCTTGGAAAATATATGGAGGAGATTATAAAAAAGAGGTCTTCTGCCGCAGTAAGGAAACTCATGGATTTAAGGCCTCAGACCGCAAGGGTCGTAAGGGACGGCAATGAGATGGAAATCCCCGCAGAATTTGTGAGAATAGACGATATTGTTGTTGTAAGACCTGGTGAAAAAATCCCGGCAGATGGTGTTGTGATAGAAGGCTCGTCCGCTGTGGATGAGAAGATGATAACAGGAGAGAGCATACCTGTAGAGAAAAAAACCGGCGATGAGGTTATCGGTGCCACAATCAACAAAACAGGAATGTTTAAGTTTAAGGCGGCAAAGGTTGGGGGAGAGACAACACTCTCTCAGATTATAAAGATGGTTGAGGAGGCTCAGGCCTCATCGGCGCCGATTCAGAGGATTGCAGATAAGGCAACAGGCTATTTTGCGCCTGCTGTTGTTATTGCAGCTATACTGTCATTTTTAGGCTGGTGGATTTCAGGAAATTTCCCTCAGGCCATTCTTTCATCCATCGCGGTATTGATAATTGCATGTCCATGCGCATTGGGTATTGCAACCCCTGCTGCCTTAATGGTTGGCGTTGGTAAAGGCGCCGAAGCGGGCATACTTATAAGGGGGGCTGAATATCTTGAAAGGGCGCAAAAACTTACAACAATTGTTTTTGATAAGACAGGGACTTTGACAAAAGGAGAACCCTCGGTGACAGATATAGTAGCCAGGGGCCAGGGGTCAGGGGCCAGTGAGGATGAGATACTGAAACTTGCGGCTATTGCCGAGAAAGGTTCTGAGCATCCCCTATCAGAGGCTATTTTAAATGCAGCGAAGATGAGAGGGATAGAAATTCCTGAACCTGAAACATTTGAGGCTATTCCGGGATATGGGGTAAAAGTCGGATACAAAACTCAAACCATACTTTTAGGCAACCGTAAGTTAATGGAAGCAAATAATGCCCATGTTAAAGATATGGAAGAAAATATTGCAGGACTTGAAAAAGAGGGGAAGACAGTGATGATACTTGCTGTTAATCCCCCGACCCATCCTTCGGATGGGTTCCCCGCCCCCTTTAACAAAGGGGGAATAGAAGGGGGATTTTTAAAGGGTGGCGGAGGGGGGATTTTGGGTATCATAGCAGTTGCAGATACGCTCAAGGGGCATTCAAAGGCCGCAGTCAGCGCCCTTAAAAAAGAGGGGATTGAGGTCATCATGCTTACAGGTGATAATGAAAGAACGGCAAATGCAATTGCAAAACAGGTCGGCATAGAAAATGTTATTGCAAATGTGCTTCCGGGAGAAAAGGCAGGTGTAATAAAAGGGCTTCAGACTAAAGGGAAAGTTGTGGCAATGGTTGGTGACGGCATTAACGATGCGCCGGCGCTTGCGCAGTCTGACATTGGCATTGCAATAGGAAGCGGCTCTGATGTTGCTAAAGAGACAGGTGGGATAATACTTGTAAAGGATGACATAAGGGATGTTGTTGCAGGGATTAGACTATCAAAGGCAACAATGAGAAAGATAAAGCAGAATCTTTTTTGGGCGTTTATATACAATACGATCGGCATTCCAATCGCAGCCTTTGGATTCTTAAATCCTATAATAGCGGCAGCGGCAATGGCCTTGAGTTCCCTTTCGGTAGTGGCTAATTCGGCTGCGCTTAAGACCTTCAGGGTCGAGGTGGAATGA